One Methanosphaera cuniculi DNA window includes the following coding sequences:
- a CDS encoding Ig-like domain repeat protein encodes MKKPEIIRPLDIRVFGNVMPHTTNNKGFESFYSKVDYKNKTKVKSLEKNTFTLSPLGKDVFMTASITNPSGITENNCRVELGDTVAMMITLTTKDDDGNNIPVVNHQIYIAVDTVITDQQLTNKNGIITYNYTCEKSGEHEIKFYTKFEDGYNGTEKSIKVTGLYDTILTLESKETRTSHTQPVDITVKLTTTEGTPIKNAQLHLYENNYEMVKCFNNYKTDTSGIIKFPYKELHNYNQDVLFKDAKYPEKIIQNKVHQVTGKLVKKGTDEPVANQLVSLYLDYQIPPIGEARTDDEGYFSIDFKIEDNDPHMMFIANNRDSSLDTTASRIPFGVDLYKRSFTAVPVPTVEVVPTVTSIIPGQTLDLSVTVTDKDASFKDEKVYWWYSLDQNTWYPFSDDEDESISILGGMGGAEKNFIYNKKAENLYIKAEYKGNAVYGEAISNIVTIHYNPEKISLNMSFTENNFIRNIPNNIKVEMKDSSNKPIVGYDIEFWEIPVTLDNDYDMTGIEARRIGVAKTNNEGVAIKEYTPINRGNFRIKAIYKLSINVQKYDATEISDTILVQKRTRKVITTIEPTYNENTKFQIPLIIQDELDQTPLSETVTYSYQKTGTTQKTEKTITTNNEGKATLEIPALSEGTYVLNIQLPSTAEYYRIDTRRTLKVTKKEIPELNFYDITCKKGEITTINIKAPSDYRGKIELKTVQTNKIIASITPTDNDKGILEINTIIDEDIGRYNYKLVYASDSKYSGGTTTDFQELKIYGSFSISCANAVNGIIEAKRKINLLLTGRITDLYNEDYTGSVSCWINGEKFADLNVSEGYFGKDSEGNMIEGISINIDDSRIENGKNDLKLICSDQETGVITEKPYTLNVTRQDDFVFYAVQKESVYDANAEFKCYYPSDATGKIEFYETNANGEHLESSPIATLNAVGGTNQTNGLKAILNHQKYFLNKNKAGGTYYYTAKLIDDPKYVTSETVPARYYYHVKAVITPTSTDIRAKENENLTITLTVKDSLNQPHTGTLDFELTYNNSTTQGTIDVTNGVGTYTVPKEKTKSHNRKFK; translated from the coding sequence ATGAAAAAACCTGAAATAATACGTCCTCTTGATATTCGAGTATTTGGAAATGTGATGCCACATACAACGAATAATAAAGGCTTTGAATCATTCTATTCAAAGGTTGATTATAAAAATAAGACAAAAGTAAAATCACTTGAAAAAAATACATTTACATTATCTCCCCTTGGAAAAGATGTATTTATGACAGCTTCAATAACAAATCCAAGCGGAATAACAGAAAATAATTGTAGAGTTGAACTTGGTGATACTGTTGCAATGATGATTACGCTTACAACAAAAGACGATGATGGAAATAATATTCCAGTAGTAAATCATCAAATATATATTGCAGTTGATACAGTGATAACAGATCAACAATTAACAAACAAAAATGGAATAATAACATATAACTATACATGTGAAAAATCCGGAGAACATGAAATAAAATTCTATACAAAATTTGAAGATGGATATAATGGAACTGAAAAAAGTATCAAAGTTACAGGACTTTATGATACAATACTCACGCTTGAATCAAAAGAAACAAGAACAAGTCATACACAACCTGTAGATATTACTGTAAAACTCACAACAACTGAAGGAACTCCAATTAAGAATGCACAACTTCATCTATACGAAAATAATTATGAGATGGTAAAATGTTTTAATAATTATAAAACAGATACATCTGGAATTATCAAATTTCCCTATAAAGAACTGCATAATTATAATCAGGATGTTCTTTTCAAAGATGCAAAATATCCTGAAAAAATAATTCAAAATAAAGTACATCAAGTAACAGGAAAATTAGTGAAAAAAGGAACTGATGAACCTGTTGCAAATCAATTAGTATCTCTTTATCTTGATTACCAGATTCCACCAATTGGAGAAGCTAGAACAGATGATGAAGGATATTTCAGTATAGATTTCAAGATAGAAGATAATGACCCTCATATGATGTTTATTGCAAATAATCGTGATTCTTCACTTGATACTACTGCTTCAAGAATTCCTTTTGGTGTAGATTTGTACAAAAGAAGTTTCACCGCAGTTCCTGTACCTACTGTTGAAGTTGTTCCAACAGTTACATCAATTATTCCAGGACAGACACTAGATTTATCTGTCACTGTCACGGATAAAGATGCTAGTTTTAAAGATGAAAAAGTTTATTGGTGGTATAGTCTTGACCAAAATACTTGGTATCCTTTTTCTGATGATGAAGATGAAAGCATATCAATACTTGGAGGTATGGGAGGAGCTGAAAAGAATTTTATTTATAATAAAAAAGCTGAAAACCTATACATAAAGGCAGAATATAAGGGAAATGCTGTTTATGGTGAAGCAATAAGTAATATTGTTACAATTCACTATAATCCTGAAAAAATATCATTGAATATGAGTTTTACTGAAAATAATTTTATCCGAAATATTCCGAATAATATTAAGGTAGAGATGAAAGACAGTTCAAATAAACCAATAGTAGGATATGATATTGAATTTTGGGAAATCCCTGTGACTCTTGATAATGATTATGACATGACAGGAATTGAAGCAAGAAGAATAGGAGTTGCAAAAACAAACAATGAAGGAGTAGCAATAAAAGAATATACTCCGATAAACAGAGGAAATTTCAGAATAAAAGCAATATACAAACTAAGTATAAATGTACAGAAATACGATGCAACAGAAATAAGTGATACGATTCTTGTACAAAAAAGAACAAGAAAAGTAATAACAACAATTGAACCAACATATAATGAAAATACAAAATTCCAAATACCCTTAATAATTCAAGATGAACTTGATCAAACGCCACTAAGTGAAACAGTAACATATTCATACCAAAAAACAGGAACAACACAGAAAACAGAAAAAACAATCACAACAAATAATGAAGGAAAAGCAACACTAGAAATTCCCGCACTTTCTGAAGGAACATATGTGCTGAATATACAACTTCCAAGTACTGCAGAATATTACAGGATAGATACACGGAGAACTCTAAAAGTAACTAAAAAAGAAATACCTGAATTAAATTTCTATGATATTACATGTAAAAAAGGTGAAATTACTACAATTAACATTAAAGCACCTTCAGATTATAGAGGAAAAATTGAACTTAAAACGGTTCAGACAAATAAAATAATAGCATCAATAACACCTACAGATAATGATAAGGGAATCCTTGAAATTAATACAATAATTGATGAAGATATCGGAAGATACAATTATAAACTTGTTTATGCGTCTGATTCAAAGTACTCTGGAGGAACTACAACAGACTTCCAGGAATTGAAAATTTACGGTAGCTTCAGCATTAGTTGTGCTAATGCAGTAAATGGAATTATTGAAGCAAAAAGAAAAATAAATCTACTTCTTACGGGAAGAATAACTGATTTATACAATGAGGATTATACTGGTAGTGTATCATGCTGGATTAATGGTGAAAAATTTGCAGATCTAAATGTATCAGAAGGATATTTTGGAAAAGATTCTGAAGGAAATATGATCGAAGGAATTTCAATTAATATCGATGATTCAAGAATAGAAAACGGAAAAAATGATCTTAAATTAATCTGTAGTGACCAAGAAACAGGAGTAATTACTGAAAAACCTTATACTCTAAATGTAACCCGTCAAGATGATTTTGTATTCTATGCTGTTCAAAAAGAAAGTGTTTATGATGCAAATGCTGAATTTAAATGCTATTATCCAAGTGATGCAACGGGAAAAATAGAATTTTATGAAACAAATGCAAACGGAGAACACCTTGAATCATCACCGATTGCAACACTTAATGCGGTAGGTGGAACAAATCAGACAAACGGATTAAAGGCAATACTCAATCATCAAAAATACTTCTTAAATAAAAATAAGGCTGGTGGAACATATTACTATACCGCTAAATTAATCGATGATCCGAAATATGTAACATCTGAAACAGTACCCGCAAGATATTATTATCACGTAAAAGCAGTTATAACACCTACAAGTACTGATATAAGAGCAAAAGAAAATGAAAATCTAACAATAACTTTAACTGTGAAAGATTCATTAAATCAACCACATACTGGAACATTGGACTTTGAACTTACATATAATAATTCAACAACACAAGGAACAATAGATGTAACAAATGGAGTAGGTACATACACAGTTCCAAAAGAAAAAACGAAAAGTCATAATAGGAAATTCAAATAA